One genomic region from Lycorma delicatula isolate Av1 chromosome 1, ASM4794821v1, whole genome shotgun sequence encodes:
- the LOC142334178 gene encoding beta-1,3-galactosyltransferase 5 translates to MYPYFIFKKMYKIQYLKLIMYSKTKHIICNLTQFEPIMVWKQFLFSLFLLTLIIVIIFLFLGDDISSDPLIKLIVVPQTEKDISFIKNADYNNEYEPNKLIDILDFKYLIKPSCNLNTISKILLVTSYAGNVESRSALRRAYPESVLGKLGIKRIFLLALLKENQSEVTQSALLNENQRYSDLLQGSFYEAYRNLTYKHTMGLKWVTELKFNCNNNNNIEYIIKMDDDIIVDLYKLITLIDNYDKDHIKYDMMGYVLKNVRPIRIKANKWYVTKNEFDENVYPKFLSGWMYVTRPNIAKKLVKLSYIIKYFWIDDVYITGILGNMIKAKYKDIHDNFTLYPEFFECCIRDNISCYIIAGPNGGDNDLQIKYEKHIKKCIENNCPKLSFSKHECITQRKTPSIGKGFAELKTIKL, encoded by the coding sequence atgtacccatattttatttttaaaaaaatgtataaaatacagtatttgaagcttattatgtattcaaaaacaaaacatattatttgtaatttgacACAATTTGAACCAATAATGGTatggaaacaatttttatttagtttatttttactaacacttataattgtaataatttttttatttcttggtgaTGATATAAGCTCAGATCCTCTTATAAAACTAATTGTTGTTCCACAAACAGAGAaagatataagttttattaaaaatgctgattacaataatgaatatgaaccaaataaattaattgatattttagattttaaatatttaataaagccaTCATGCAATCTTAATACTATTTCTAAGATATTGCTTGTAACATCATATGCTGGTAATGTTGAAAGTCGTAGTGCGCTTCGAAGAGCTTATCCTGAATCAGTTTTGGGAAAATTAGGtattaaaaggatatttttattggcattattaaaagaaaatcaaagtgAAGTAACCCAAAGCGCATTACTGAATGAAAATCAACGTTATTCAGATCTTTTACAAGGAAGTTTTTATGAAGCATATCgtaatttaacatataaacataCAATGGGATTAAAATGGGTAAcagagttaaaatttaattgcaataataataacaatatagagTACATAATAAAAATGGATGATGATATAATTGTagatttatataaacttataactTTAATAGATAATTATGATAAGGATCACATCAAATATGACATGATGggttatgtattaaaaaatgtaagaccGATTCGTATTAAAGCTAACAAATGGtatgttacaaaaaatgaatttgatgaaaatgtttaTCCAAAATTTTTATCTGGTTGGATGTATGTAACTAGACCtaatattgctaaaaaattagttaaactgTCATATATCATAAAGTATTTTTGGATAGACGATGTTTACATAACTGGTATACTAGGAAATATgattaaagcaaaatataaagATATCCATGATAATTTTACACTGTATCCAGAATTTTTTGAATGCTGTATTAGAGATAATATATCATGCTACATTATTGCTGGACCAAATGGAGGTGATAATGACTTACAAATTAAGtatgaaaaacatattaaaaaatgtatagaaaataattgtccCAAATTATCATTTTCTAAGCATGAGTGTATCACACAACGTAAAACACCATCTATTGGTAAAGGTTTTGCTGAATTAAAAACGATTAAACTCTga